The following coding sequences lie in one Actinomyces capricornis genomic window:
- a CDS encoding VanW family protein, whose product MSQTPRSQGEHPDASHGGAEPEAVADGPATEEALSPPEAPEAGGAGPVAGQDAAVSGGAQDAAEAGSTVEAEGTGVDGAASGGAGPDTADGAGADSAGPVGVERADDGTGPGGASPDSPGGTGAGIASSSGTGAEDASGSDDAAGAAGEAPSASTGDGAEDAGGAASGSAGPGGASPDSPGGPADEVARPPSSASSDEAATPAEPGPDDYGIMPAPDRGAHMISWIQHGGGKLPPSIAPAMPPVAASQPSDDPDPAPQEDPAPREGGFESSITPAVVAHHAERVWSEPGHDASETVLGEARWPALRGETTRDGAAESSADSAGSAAPAAPAGAAPAGAGQSGATPSPGQPDAGGPAAGSPARAGAAASPSTANWATAPAWPLATGDSGAQDGEGATGAAGTDARQGGSGQFSSDQASAETARVDADDAEEAAAASGQDGDDQGGAAGDGGPAADTAGSAKTAGGAKTAPRRRRLLPLGAAAGIAILLVWGGLAWWTTQHIASGTTVSGVDLSGLSPEQASTRLSDQIGTQLAQPVTLTVGQGSSELVPAESGVSLDAEATMDEVAGFTLNPLTIAQRLGGAQSDAVLRVDSETLTGALEDRIDSMANGAVSATVSLEGTEVTTTPAQDGVGLDVKASVAQLSQGWPLGQQSIALAEGVAVPAITDQEAKDFVDSTLSPMLSADMTITAVGTQVESKATTPTVTLAPEQTASMTSISTDGGRLTATIDTTMLHDTIVGTMGDVEKPAIDASWTIDGTQAGAAGDKPQYVAPAEGMGIDMDSLTQSLTTTAAQGTDPASRTVALPLAVLKPEDTTPEADWGVKEVVGEYATPYNADDLPRTQNLRRGAELINGSVVKPGEVFSLEEALGEVDYEHGFADAGVISNGEHVDSLGGGLSQVATTVFNAGFEAGMDDTEHHPHQYYFDRYPAGREATLWTGKLDVKFTNSTTHGVLVQAWLDGEQIHVRLWSTKYYDVTITESERYNFRPVVTERKSGPQCQPYTGGNPGFDITITRKRSHNGQAVPDDVLTTAYYPDNNIVCG is encoded by the coding sequence ATGAGCCAGACCCCGCGCAGCCAGGGCGAGCATCCCGACGCCAGCCACGGGGGTGCCGAGCCCGAGGCCGTGGCCGATGGTCCCGCGACTGAGGAGGCCCTCAGCCCCCCGGAGGCCCCCGAGGCCGGGGGCGCCGGCCCCGTCGCGGGGCAGGACGCCGCCGTGAGCGGGGGCGCCCAGGACGCAGCGGAGGCTGGGAGCACCGTGGAGGCTGAGGGCACCGGCGTCGACGGCGCGGCCTCCGGCGGCGCGGGACCTGACACTGCTGATGGCGCGGGTGCCGATAGCGCCGGCCCGGTCGGCGTGGAGCGCGCCGATGACGGCACGGGCCCCGGCGGAGCGAGCCCAGACAGCCCCGGTGGCACGGGTGCTGGCATCGCCAGCTCCAGCGGTACGGGCGCCGAGGATGCCAGCGGCTCCGACGACGCCGCAGGCGCGGCCGGCGAGGCCCCGTCCGCCAGCACCGGTGATGGCGCCGAGGATGCCGGCGGCGCGGCCTCCGGCAGTGCCGGTCCCGGCGGGGCGAGTCCCGACAGCCCCGGCGGCCCGGCCGATGAGGTGGCCCGGCCGCCGTCGTCGGCCTCCTCCGATGAGGCCGCGACCCCCGCCGAGCCGGGCCCCGATGACTACGGCATCATGCCGGCGCCGGACCGGGGCGCCCACATGATCAGCTGGATCCAGCACGGCGGCGGCAAGCTCCCGCCCTCGATCGCGCCGGCCATGCCGCCGGTGGCCGCATCCCAGCCCAGTGACGACCCCGACCCCGCCCCGCAGGAGGACCCCGCCCCCCGGGAGGGCGGCTTCGAGTCCTCCATCACCCCCGCAGTGGTTGCCCACCACGCCGAGCGGGTCTGGTCCGAGCCGGGCCACGACGCCAGCGAGACCGTCCTGGGGGAGGCGCGCTGGCCCGCGCTGCGCGGCGAGACCACCCGGGACGGCGCCGCGGAGTCCTCGGCGGACTCCGCCGGCTCAGCGGCCCCGGCAGCCCCGGCGGGCGCCGCTCCGGCCGGCGCGGGGCAGTCCGGCGCCACGCCGTCGCCGGGACAGCCGGATGCCGGAGGCCCGGCCGCCGGCTCGCCGGCTCGGGCCGGGGCCGCCGCCTCCCCCTCCACCGCCAACTGGGCCACAGCCCCCGCCTGGCCCCTGGCCACGGGAGACTCGGGCGCTCAGGACGGCGAGGGTGCCACCGGCGCCGCCGGCACTGACGCCCGCCAGGGTGGCAGCGGCCAGTTCAGCAGTGATCAGGCCAGTGCCGAGACGGCCAGGGTCGATGCGGACGACGCCGAGGAGGCCGCCGCCGCTTCTGGCCAGGATGGCGACGATCAGGGCGGTGCGGCCGGTGACGGCGGGCCCGCCGCGGATACTGCCGGGAGCGCCAAGACCGCCGGTGGGGCCAAGACCGCCCCCCGCCGTCGCCGTCTGCTGCCCCTGGGCGCGGCCGCCGGCATCGCGATCCTCCTGGTCTGGGGCGGGCTTGCCTGGTGGACCACGCAGCACATCGCCTCGGGCACCACCGTCTCCGGCGTCGACCTGTCCGGGCTCAGCCCCGAGCAGGCCAGCACCCGCCTGAGCGACCAGATCGGCACCCAGCTCGCCCAGCCCGTCACCCTCACCGTCGGGCAGGGCAGCTCCGAGCTCGTCCCCGCCGAGTCCGGCGTCTCCCTGGACGCCGAGGCCACCATGGATGAGGTCGCCGGCTTCACCCTCAACCCCCTGACCATCGCCCAGCGCCTGGGCGGGGCCCAGAGCGACGCCGTCCTGCGCGTGGACTCCGAGACCCTCACCGGCGCGCTGGAGGACCGCATCGACTCCATGGCCAACGGCGCCGTCTCAGCCACCGTCTCCCTGGAGGGCACCGAGGTGACCACCACCCCCGCCCAGGACGGCGTGGGCCTGGACGTCAAGGCCTCCGTGGCACAGCTCTCCCAGGGCTGGCCGCTGGGGCAGCAGAGCATCGCCCTGGCCGAGGGCGTGGCCGTCCCGGCGATCACCGACCAGGAGGCCAAGGACTTCGTCGACTCCACCCTGAGCCCCATGCTCTCGGCCGACATGACCATCACCGCGGTGGGCACCCAGGTGGAGTCCAAGGCCACCACCCCCACCGTCACCCTCGCCCCTGAGCAGACCGCCTCCATGACCTCCATCAGCACCGACGGCGGGCGCCTGACGGCCACCATCGACACCACCATGCTCCACGACACCATCGTGGGCACCATGGGGGACGTGGAGAAGCCCGCCATCGACGCCTCCTGGACCATCGACGGCACGCAGGCCGGAGCCGCGGGGGACAAGCCCCAGTACGTGGCCCCCGCCGAGGGCATGGGCATCGACATGGACTCCCTGACCCAGTCCCTGACCACCACCGCCGCCCAGGGCACCGACCCCGCCTCGCGCACCGTCGCCCTGCCGCTGGCCGTGCTCAAGCCCGAGGACACCACCCCCGAGGCCGACTGGGGGGTCAAGGAGGTCGTGGGGGAGTACGCCACGCCCTACAACGCCGACGACCTGCCGCGCACCCAGAACCTCCGCCGCGGCGCCGAGCTCATCAACGGCTCCGTGGTCAAGCCCGGCGAGGTCTTCTCCCTGGAGGAGGCCTTGGGCGAGGTGGACTACGAGCACGGATTCGCCGACGCCGGGGTGATCTCCAACGGGGAGCACGTGGACTCCCTGGGCGGAGGGCTGAGCCAGGTGGCCACCACCGTGTTCAACGCCGGATTCGAGGCCGGGATGGACGACACCGAGCACCACCCCCACCAGTACTACTTCGACCGCTACCCCGCGGGCCGCGAGGCCACCCTGTGGACCGGCAAGCTCGACGTGAAGTTCACCAACTCCACCACTCACGGCGTCCTGGTCCAGGCCTGGCTCGATGGTGAGCAGATCCACGTGCGCCTGTGGTCCACCAAGTACTACGACGTGACCATCACCGAGTCCGAGCGCTACAACTTCCGCCCCGTGGTCACCGAGCGAAAGTCCGGCCCCCAGTGCCAGCCCTACACCGGCGGCAATCCGGGCTTCGACATCACCATCACCCGCAAGCGCAGCCACAACGGCCAGGCCGTGCCCGACGACGTCCTGACCACCGCCTACTACCCGGACAACAACATCGTCTGCGGGTGA